The Anopheles coluzzii chromosome 2, AcolN3, whole genome shotgun sequence genome window below encodes:
- the LOC120952094 gene encoding larval cuticle protein A2B-like isoform X2: MAFKFAVFAAIVAVASAVAIHPSPLGAYHAPLGAYHAPLGAYHAPLGAYHAPLGAYPAVAKVAAPLAVAKVAAPYAEYDANPQYSYSYAVADAVTGDNKNQQESRSGDVVTGSYSLVEPDGTRRTVEYNADPINGFNAVVHREPLAVKAVAPIAKYAAPLAYPAVAKVAAPYAPYGYPAYGKAILG, encoded by the exons ATGGCATTCAAA TTCGCCGTCTTCGCCGCCATCGTGGCCGTCGCCAGCGCCGTCGCCATCCACCCCTCTCCGTTGGGAGCTTACCATGCTCCGCTCGGAGCCTACCACGCTCCTCTGGGAGCCTACCACGCTCCGCTCGGAGCCTACCATGCCCCGCTCGGAGCTTACCCTGCTGTGGCCAAGGTCGCTGCTCCTCTTGCCGTCGCTAAGGTTGCTGCTCCGTACGCTGAATACGATGCCAACCCTCAGTACAGCTACAGCTATGCCGTTGCC GATGCCGTGACTGGAGACAACAAGAACCAGCAGGAGTCCCGCTCGGGAGATGTTGTGACTGGATCCTACTCGCTGGTCGAGCCCGATGGCACCCGTCGTACTGTTGAGTACAACGCTGACCCCATCAACGGATTCAACGCCGTCGTCCACCGTGAGCCGCTGGCCGTCAAGGCTGTTGCCCCAATTGCCAAGTACGCTGCCCCGCTGGCCTACCCCGCCGTCGCCAAGGTTGCTGCCCCGTACGCTCCTTACGGATACCCAGCCTACGGCAAGGCCATCCTTGGTTAA